In Leptospira kanakyensis, a genomic segment contains:
- a CDS encoding c-type cytochrome: MLSKSQARAFFLGGTFLFSAIFVFLTVDTLRQNDSRTNAQNMTADVLKGKEIWEKNNCMGCHTLLGEGAYYAPDLTKVVERRGATWIDVFLDDPEAMFPGERKMIKYNFSKEEKGQVIAFLDWVGKIDANGWPPKPNIPIDSIATPQVPQVKSNAVVLSQPEKFSQLCVACHAVGGKGGNVGPALDHVGSKFDSDYLNRWLSDPQAIKPGTNMPKLPLTDPERKDIVTYLSALK, from the coding sequence ATGCTATCAAAATCGCAAGCCAGGGCATTCTTTTTGGGAGGCACCTTTTTGTTCAGTGCTATCTTTGTGTTTCTCACAGTGGATACCTTGCGACAAAACGATTCCCGAACCAATGCGCAAAACATGACAGCGGATGTTTTGAAAGGAAAGGAAATTTGGGAAAAAAACAATTGTATGGGATGCCATACATTGTTAGGTGAAGGTGCTTATTATGCACCAGATTTAACAAAGGTTGTCGAAAGGCGTGGTGCCACTTGGATCGATGTATTTTTAGATGATCCAGAGGCTATGTTCCCTGGAGAACGTAAGATGATCAAATACAACTTCTCAAAGGAAGAAAAGGGGCAGGTCATTGCCTTTCTTGATTGGGTTGGTAAAATTGATGCCAATGGATGGCCACCAAAACCAAATATTCCAATCGATTCTATTGCTACTCCGCAAGTTCCTCAGGTTAAATCAAATGCTGTTGTTTTATCCCAACCGGAAAAGTTCTCGCAACTTTGTGTCGCCTGTCATGCGGTAGGTGGTAAGGGGGGAAACGTTGGTCCTGCTCTTGATCATGTGGGTTCAAAATTCGATTCTGATTATCTCAATCGTTGGTTGTCAGATCCACAAGCAATCAAACCGGGAACTAATATGCCGAAATTGCCGTTAACTGATCCAGAAAGAAAAGACATCGTAACTTATCTTTCTGCGTTGAAATAA